In one Diprion similis isolate iyDipSimi1 chromosome 6, iyDipSimi1.1, whole genome shotgun sequence genomic region, the following are encoded:
- the LOC124407779 gene encoding serine/threonine-protein kinase Tao isoform X1 gives MPAFPRPGSLKDPEIAVLFEKNDPEKIFEDLREIGHGSFGAVYYARCLVTREIVAIKKMSYLGKQTVEKWQDILKEIRFLRQLNHPNTIEYKGCYLRDHTAWLVMEYCLGSASDIIEVHKRPLKEDEISAICEGVLRGLHYLHSLGRIHRDVKAGNILLTENGTVKLADFGSASIKCPANSFVGTPYWMAPEVILAMDEGQYDGKVDVWSLGITCIELAERKPPYFNMNAMSALYHIAQNDTPTLNSPDWTDLFRNFVEVCLTKNPIERRTSGKLLSHQFVTRTRSPHVLIDLIQRTKAAVRELDNLNYRKMKKILMIDACETESTVGDADDTPDEQTGGDSSKSNSITSEHSIHSMGVSASSQSSSTNSLPLPIADSNEYSTGSVRNRHKISAGVTANLIEHGANNFATIRTTSIVTKQQKEHMQEEMHEQMSGYKRMRREHQGALFTMFICHCFQVKLEERCKMEVESHKQFLDKEYETLLQQFSKELEKLQLRHLQELERKLKQNQNAEKKLQKEISSRQEADRKALEAQQKRDYKAYKERWKRELSQDEVTPKRQRDATLQSHKDSLRQMEAQDEQRLARGQREYLDLEIRKFRRKKLLIFHSLEQELLREELNRRQHQLEQAHAMLLRHHEKTQELEYRQQRAVHALREEQVQRQHTTELSNQQDYMQRAERDLRKKHALELKQQPKSLKQKEMQIRKQFRETCKIQTRQYKALKTQILQTTAKDEQKAVIKKLKEEQRRKLALLGDQYEQSIAEMLQKQSIRLDESQEVECHQLKERLNYELEILMAYQSKNKMQAEAQRNRERLELEDRVSVRRALLEQKMELETQQFLQERSERIRLLHERQERELQQFDEESARIGFSALAIAEASKESYPDDESLSGSMLSLAHSNSSTSFPPNSL, from the exons ATGCCCGCTTTTCCCAGGCCCGGTAGCCTGAAGGACCCTGAAATAGCTgtgttatttgagaaaaatgatccggagaaaatatttgaggATCTACGTGAAATTGGGCACGGTAGCTTTGGAGCAGTTTATTACGCGCGATGTCTCGTCACGAGGGAAATTGTTGCCATCAAAAAAATGTCTTATCTCGGCAAGCAGACTGTCGAGAAATGGCAAGATATTCTCAAAGAAATTCGATTTCTTCGACAACTCAATCACCCCAATACTATTGAATACAAAGGATGCTACCTCAGAGATCACACTGCATGG CTTGTGATGGAATATTGTCTCGGCTCAGCATCTGATATAATAGAAGTCCACAAACGGCCTCTGAAAGAAGACGAGATATCTGCAATCTGCGAAGGTGTTCTTCGAGGCTTACACTATCTTCATTCCTTAGGGAGAATCCATAGAGATGTGAAAGCAGGAAATATTCTACTGACTGAGAATGGTACGGTAAAGCTGGCGGACTTTGGATCTGCCAGCATCAAGTGCCCAGCTAACAGCTTTGTAGGCACACCGTACTGGATGGCTCCCGAAGTTATTTTAGCCATGGATGAAGGACAGTATGATGGGAAAGTGGATGTCTGGTCATTAGGAATCACGTGTATTGAATTAG CTGAAAGAAAACCACCTTACTTTAACATGAATGCCATGAGTGCTTTGTatcatattgctcaaaatgaTACTCCGACTCTCAATTCACCAGATTGGACAGATCTATTCCGAAACTTTGTAGAAGTATGTTTAACTAAAAATCCAATTGAGAGACGTACTTCGGGCAAATTGCTGTCG CATCAATTTGTGACTAGAACACGTTCTCCGCACGTCTTGATCGATCTGATTCAGAGAACAAAAGCTGCCGTGAGGGAACTGGATAATCTCAACTAtcggaaaatgaagaaaatactaATGATTGATGCTTGTGAAACCGAAAGTACGGTTGGAGATGCTGATG ACACACCTGACGAGCAGACCGGTGGTGACAGTAGTAAAAGCAATTCCATAACATCGGAGCACTCGATTCATTCAATGGGTGTTTCGGCAAGTTCTCAAAGTTCCTCCACCAATAGCTTACCGCTGCCAATTGCTGATTCAAATGAATACTCGACTGGTTCTGTGAGGAATCGTCACAAGATTTCAGCTGGTGTTACTGCCAATTTAATCGAACATGGTGCTAATAACTTTGCCACTATTAGAACTACGTCAATAGTCACCAAACAACAAAAGGAACATATGCAGGAAGAAATGCATGAGCAAATGAGCGGCTACAAACGAATGAGGCGGGAACATCAAGGTGCTCTG TTTACCATGTTCATTTGCCATTGTTTTCAGGTAAAATTAGAGGAACGTTGTAAAATGGAGGTTGAGTCCCACAAGCAATTTTTGGATAAAGAATACGAAACGTTACTTCAACAATTTAGCAAAGAGTTAGAGAAATTACAACTCAGACATCTTCAGGAGTTGGAGCGAAAACTAAAGCAAAATCAAAATGCGGAAAAGAAATTGCAGAAAGAAATATCCAGCCGGCAAGAGGCTGACCGCAAAGCGTTGGAGGCTCAACAAAAACGTGATTACAAG gCGTATAAGGAACGGTGGAAGAGGGAGCTATCGCAAGATGAAGTGACGCCAAAGCGACAGCGGGATGCTACACTTCAAAGTCATAAAGATAGTTTACGGCAGATGGAAGCTCAAGATGAGCAAAGACTTGCTAGAGGACAACGCGAATACCTTGATCTCGAGATTCGTAAAtttcgtagaaaaaaattactcatttTCCATAGTCTCGAACAGGAACTCTTGAGAGAG GAGTTGAATAGAAGGCAGCATCAGCTTGAGCAAGCTCACGCAATGCTACTGCGTCACCATGAAAAAACCCAGGAACTTGAATACAGACAACAAAGAGCAGTACACGCACTTCGGGAGGAACAGGTGCAACGGCAGCATACCACAGAATTGTCCAATCAACAGGATTATATGCAGAGAGCTGAACGTGATTTACGCAAGAAGCATGCACTCGAACTTAAACAACAACCCAAAAGTCTGAAG CAAAAGGAAATGCAAATACGCAAACAATTTCGAGAGACATGTAAAATTCAGACGCGTCAGTATAAAGCGCTCAAAACACAGATATTACAGACCACTGCCAAAGATGAGCAGAAAGCGGTGattaaaaaactgaaagaagAGCAGAGACGAAAACTTGCTCTGTTGGGTGATCAGTATGAACAGAGCATCGCTGAAATGTTACAAAAACAAAGTATTCGATTGGATGAATCACAAGAAGTTGAATGTCATCAGCTCAAG GAGAGATTAAATTATGAGCTAGAAATTCTGATGGCATATCAGTCAAAGAATAAAATGCAAGCTGAGGCTCAGAGAAATCGAGAACGACTTGAATTAGAAGATCGCGTTTCAGTACGGCGAGCACTTCTTGAACAAAAAATGGAGCTGGAAACGCAGCAGTTCTTACAGGAACGCAGTGAACGAATCCGTTTGCTCCATGAAAGACAGGAACGTGAGTTGCAACAATTTGATGAAGAGAGTGCAAGAATTGGTTTCAG
- the LOC124407779 gene encoding serine/threonine-protein kinase Tao isoform X2: MPAFPRPGSLKDPEIAVLFEKNDPEKIFEDLREIGHGSFGAVYYARCLVTREIVAIKKMSYLGKQTVEKWQDILKEIRFLRQLNHPNTIEYKGCYLRDHTAWLVMEYCLGSASDIIEVHKRPLKEDEISAICEGVLRGLHYLHSLGRIHRDVKAGNILLTENGTVKLADFGSASIKCPANSFVGTPYWMAPEVILAMDEGQYDGKVDVWSLGITCIELAERKPPYFNMNAMSALYHIAQNDTPTLNSPDWTDLFRNFVEVCLTKNPIERRTSGKLLSHQFVTRTRSPHVLIDLIQRTKAAVRELDNLNYRKMKKILMIDACETESTVGDADDTPDEQTGGDSSKSNSITSEHSIHSMGVSASSQSSSTNSLPLPIADSNEYSTGSVRNRHKISAGVTANLIEHGANNFATIRTTSIVTKQQKEHMQEEMHEQMSGYKRMRREHQGALVKLEERCKMEVESHKQFLDKEYETLLQQFSKELEKLQLRHLQELERKLKQNQNAEKKLQKEISSRQEADRKALEAQQKRDYKAYKERWKRELSQDEVTPKRQRDATLQSHKDSLRQMEAQDEQRLARGQREYLDLEIRKFRRKKLLIFHSLEQELLREELNRRQHQLEQAHAMLLRHHEKTQELEYRQQRAVHALREEQVQRQHTTELSNQQDYMQRAERDLRKKHALELKQQPKSLKQKEMQIRKQFRETCKIQTRQYKALKTQILQTTAKDEQKAVIKKLKEEQRRKLALLGDQYEQSIAEMLQKQSIRLDESQEVECHQLKERLNYELEILMAYQSKNKMQAEAQRNRERLELEDRVSVRRALLEQKMELETQQFLQERSERIRLLHERQERELQQFDEESARIGFSALAIAEASKESYPDDESLSGSMLSLAHSNSSTSFPPNSL; encoded by the exons ATGCCCGCTTTTCCCAGGCCCGGTAGCCTGAAGGACCCTGAAATAGCTgtgttatttgagaaaaatgatccggagaaaatatttgaggATCTACGTGAAATTGGGCACGGTAGCTTTGGAGCAGTTTATTACGCGCGATGTCTCGTCACGAGGGAAATTGTTGCCATCAAAAAAATGTCTTATCTCGGCAAGCAGACTGTCGAGAAATGGCAAGATATTCTCAAAGAAATTCGATTTCTTCGACAACTCAATCACCCCAATACTATTGAATACAAAGGATGCTACCTCAGAGATCACACTGCATGG CTTGTGATGGAATATTGTCTCGGCTCAGCATCTGATATAATAGAAGTCCACAAACGGCCTCTGAAAGAAGACGAGATATCTGCAATCTGCGAAGGTGTTCTTCGAGGCTTACACTATCTTCATTCCTTAGGGAGAATCCATAGAGATGTGAAAGCAGGAAATATTCTACTGACTGAGAATGGTACGGTAAAGCTGGCGGACTTTGGATCTGCCAGCATCAAGTGCCCAGCTAACAGCTTTGTAGGCACACCGTACTGGATGGCTCCCGAAGTTATTTTAGCCATGGATGAAGGACAGTATGATGGGAAAGTGGATGTCTGGTCATTAGGAATCACGTGTATTGAATTAG CTGAAAGAAAACCACCTTACTTTAACATGAATGCCATGAGTGCTTTGTatcatattgctcaaaatgaTACTCCGACTCTCAATTCACCAGATTGGACAGATCTATTCCGAAACTTTGTAGAAGTATGTTTAACTAAAAATCCAATTGAGAGACGTACTTCGGGCAAATTGCTGTCG CATCAATTTGTGACTAGAACACGTTCTCCGCACGTCTTGATCGATCTGATTCAGAGAACAAAAGCTGCCGTGAGGGAACTGGATAATCTCAACTAtcggaaaatgaagaaaatactaATGATTGATGCTTGTGAAACCGAAAGTACGGTTGGAGATGCTGATG ACACACCTGACGAGCAGACCGGTGGTGACAGTAGTAAAAGCAATTCCATAACATCGGAGCACTCGATTCATTCAATGGGTGTTTCGGCAAGTTCTCAAAGTTCCTCCACCAATAGCTTACCGCTGCCAATTGCTGATTCAAATGAATACTCGACTGGTTCTGTGAGGAATCGTCACAAGATTTCAGCTGGTGTTACTGCCAATTTAATCGAACATGGTGCTAATAACTTTGCCACTATTAGAACTACGTCAATAGTCACCAAACAACAAAAGGAACATATGCAGGAAGAAATGCATGAGCAAATGAGCGGCTACAAACGAATGAGGCGGGAACATCAAGGTGCTCTG GTAAAATTAGAGGAACGTTGTAAAATGGAGGTTGAGTCCCACAAGCAATTTTTGGATAAAGAATACGAAACGTTACTTCAACAATTTAGCAAAGAGTTAGAGAAATTACAACTCAGACATCTTCAGGAGTTGGAGCGAAAACTAAAGCAAAATCAAAATGCGGAAAAGAAATTGCAGAAAGAAATATCCAGCCGGCAAGAGGCTGACCGCAAAGCGTTGGAGGCTCAACAAAAACGTGATTACAAG gCGTATAAGGAACGGTGGAAGAGGGAGCTATCGCAAGATGAAGTGACGCCAAAGCGACAGCGGGATGCTACACTTCAAAGTCATAAAGATAGTTTACGGCAGATGGAAGCTCAAGATGAGCAAAGACTTGCTAGAGGACAACGCGAATACCTTGATCTCGAGATTCGTAAAtttcgtagaaaaaaattactcatttTCCATAGTCTCGAACAGGAACTCTTGAGAGAG GAGTTGAATAGAAGGCAGCATCAGCTTGAGCAAGCTCACGCAATGCTACTGCGTCACCATGAAAAAACCCAGGAACTTGAATACAGACAACAAAGAGCAGTACACGCACTTCGGGAGGAACAGGTGCAACGGCAGCATACCACAGAATTGTCCAATCAACAGGATTATATGCAGAGAGCTGAACGTGATTTACGCAAGAAGCATGCACTCGAACTTAAACAACAACCCAAAAGTCTGAAG CAAAAGGAAATGCAAATACGCAAACAATTTCGAGAGACATGTAAAATTCAGACGCGTCAGTATAAAGCGCTCAAAACACAGATATTACAGACCACTGCCAAAGATGAGCAGAAAGCGGTGattaaaaaactgaaagaagAGCAGAGACGAAAACTTGCTCTGTTGGGTGATCAGTATGAACAGAGCATCGCTGAAATGTTACAAAAACAAAGTATTCGATTGGATGAATCACAAGAAGTTGAATGTCATCAGCTCAAG GAGAGATTAAATTATGAGCTAGAAATTCTGATGGCATATCAGTCAAAGAATAAAATGCAAGCTGAGGCTCAGAGAAATCGAGAACGACTTGAATTAGAAGATCGCGTTTCAGTACGGCGAGCACTTCTTGAACAAAAAATGGAGCTGGAAACGCAGCAGTTCTTACAGGAACGCAGTGAACGAATCCGTTTGCTCCATGAAAGACAGGAACGTGAGTTGCAACAATTTGATGAAGAGAGTGCAAGAATTGGTTTCAG